A window from Gossypium raimondii isolate GPD5lz chromosome 7, ASM2569854v1, whole genome shotgun sequence encodes these proteins:
- the LOC105795071 gene encoding uncharacterized protein LOC105795071 isoform X1, with translation MCSSAISFISSPQSLSLTHVFPTKTNPIFNCRVPPLKPPSFIRIPYGSFKKPSFFTSSKPFSPLMKWQDCTVKMEIDVPASVAYQLYSDREAIPNWMPFVSSVKVLEDKPDLSRWFVKYKAFGRNIEYSWLAKNMEPIPNQKIHWRSLEGLGNRGAVRFYPKGPSSCLVDLRISYEVPQLLIPVASVLQPFMENLLERGMDRFAKFAKSSSSAR, from the exons ATGTGTTCGTCTGCAATTTCCTTCATTTCAAGTCCACAATCACTTAGCCTCACCCATGTCTTCCCAACTAAAACAAATCCAATATTCAATTGCAGGGTCCCTCCCTTGAAGCCACCTTCCTTCATCAGAATCCCATATGGTTCCTTTAAGAAGCCCTCCTTTTTCACTTCCTCCAAGCCCTTTTCTCCTCTCATGAAATGGCAGGATTGCAC GGTAAAAATGGAAATTGATGTTCCTGCCTCGGTGGCTTACCAATTGTACTCTGATCGAGAAGCAATTCCCAATTGGATGCCATTCGTTTCATCTGTGAAG GTATTAGAAGACAAGCCTGATTTGTCACGGTGGTTCGTGAAATATAAAGCATTTGGTCGTAATATTGAATACTCTTGGCTTGCTAAAAATATGGAA CCCATTCCCAATCAGAAAATTCATTGGAGATCTTTGGAAGGACTTGGTAACAG GGGTGCTGTTCGATTCTATCCGAAAGGTCCCTCATCCTGTTTAGTAGAT ctAAGAATTTCATATGAAGTTCCTCAACTTTTGATTCCGGTGGCTTCC GTACTTCAACCTTTCATGGAAAATTTACTGGAACGAGGTATGGACCGATTTGCAAAATTTGCTAAAAGTTCAAGCTCAGCAAGATAA
- the LOC105795071 gene encoding uncharacterized protein LOC105795071 isoform X2: protein MKWQDCTVKMEIDVPASVAYQLYSDREAIPNWMPFVSSVKVLEDKPDLSRWFVKYKAFGRNIEYSWLAKNMEPIPNQKIHWRSLEGLGNRGAVRFYPKGPSSCLVDLRISYEVPQLLIPVASVLQPFMENLLERGMDRFAKFAKSSSSAR, encoded by the exons ATGAAATGGCAGGATTGCAC GGTAAAAATGGAAATTGATGTTCCTGCCTCGGTGGCTTACCAATTGTACTCTGATCGAGAAGCAATTCCCAATTGGATGCCATTCGTTTCATCTGTGAAG GTATTAGAAGACAAGCCTGATTTGTCACGGTGGTTCGTGAAATATAAAGCATTTGGTCGTAATATTGAATACTCTTGGCTTGCTAAAAATATGGAA CCCATTCCCAATCAGAAAATTCATTGGAGATCTTTGGAAGGACTTGGTAACAG GGGTGCTGTTCGATTCTATCCGAAAGGTCCCTCATCCTGTTTAGTAGAT ctAAGAATTTCATATGAAGTTCCTCAACTTTTGATTCCGGTGGCTTCC GTACTTCAACCTTTCATGGAAAATTTACTGGAACGAGGTATGGACCGATTTGCAAAATTTGCTAAAAGTTCAAGCTCAGCAAGATAA
- the LOC105795056 gene encoding probable protein phosphatase 2C 49 isoform X2, with the protein MVAEAEVVCHQSVPVSDVPFFVKGSNIEEIDETLAIRSPKFGQVRVAESDVSLSQQVFDGHGGPEAAAYVRKHALRFFFEDVKFPQTCEVDDVFLEGVENSLRKSFLLADLALAGDCTVNSSSGTTAITALIFGRLLMVANAGDCRAVLCRKGEAIDMSEDHRPIYPSERRRVEELGGFIDDGYLNGVLSVSRALGDWDMKSPKGLPSPLIAEPEFRRMVLTEDDEFLIIGCDGIWDVMSSEHAVSLVCRGLRRHDDPEQCAKDLVMEALRRNTFDNLTVVVICFSAPDSREQPSPRQRRLKCCSLSAEALCSLRSLLDGNANR; encoded by the exons ATGGTAGCTGAAGCTGAGGTTGTTTGTCACCAGAGCGTGCCGGTGTCGGACGTTCCGTTTTTTGTTAAAGGAAGTAATATTGAAGAGATCGATGAAACTCTTGCGATTAGATCGCCGAAGTTCGGACAAGTTCGTGTTGCTGAATCCGATGTATCCCTCTCTCAACag GTGTTTGATGGTCATGGCGGTCCTGAGGCAGCTGCGTATGTTAGGAAACATGCACTTCGATTCTTTTTCGAAGATGTCAAATTTCCCCAGACATGTGAGGTTGATGATGTTTTCTTGGAAGGGGTTGAGAACTCGCTCCGGAAATCATTTCTTCTTGCAGACCTAGCTCTTGCGGGTGATTGTACGGTGAATAGCTCTTCTGGGACAACAGCAATTACTGCTCTGATATTTGGAAG GCTTCTAATGGTGGCCAATGCTGGTGATTGCCGAGCAGTTCTCTGCCGAAAAGGGGAGGCAATAGATATGTCTGAAGACCACAGACCTATATATCCATCAGAACGGAGGAGAGTAGAAGAGCTGGGAGGGTTTATTGATGACGGGTATCTTAATGGTGTTCTGTCAGTTTCTCGAGCCTTGGGGGATTGGGACATGAAGTCCCCAAAGGGTTTGCCATCACCTCTCATTGCAGAGCCCGAGTTCCGACGGATGGTTCTTACAGAGGATGATGAGTTCCTCATCATCGGGTGTGATGGGATTTGGGATGTTATGTCAAGTGAGCATGCAGTAAGCCTAGTTTGCAGAGGGTTGCGACGGCATGACGATCCTGAGCAATGTGCTAAAGACCTTGTCATGGAAGCCCTACGTCGCAACACATTTGACAATCTCACGGTGGTTGTTATATGCTTCTCCGCACCTGACAGCCGAGAGCAACCATCACCTCGGCAAAGAAGATTGAAATGTTGTAGTCTATCAGCAGAAGCTCTATGTAGTTTGAGGAGTTTGTTGGATGGAAATGCCAATCGGTGA
- the LOC105795056 gene encoding probable protein phosphatase 2C 49 isoform X1: MVAEAEVVCHQSVPVSDVPFFVKGSNIEEIDETLAIRSPKFGQVRVAESDVSLSQQDARSVEKVPDPCVESTILQFLPSIRSGSFADIGPRRFMEDEHIRIDNLSSHLGSIFKFPKPSAFYGVFDGHGGPEAAAYVRKHALRFFFEDVKFPQTCEVDDVFLEGVENSLRKSFLLADLALAGDCTVNSSSGTTAITALIFGRLLMVANAGDCRAVLCRKGEAIDMSEDHRPIYPSERRRVEELGGFIDDGYLNGVLSVSRALGDWDMKSPKGLPSPLIAEPEFRRMVLTEDDEFLIIGCDGIWDVMSSEHAVSLVCRGLRRHDDPEQCAKDLVMEALRRNTFDNLTVVVICFSAPDSREQPSPRQRRLKCCSLSAEALCSLRSLLDGNANR, translated from the exons ATGGTAGCTGAAGCTGAGGTTGTTTGTCACCAGAGCGTGCCGGTGTCGGACGTTCCGTTTTTTGTTAAAGGAAGTAATATTGAAGAGATCGATGAAACTCTTGCGATTAGATCGCCGAAGTTCGGACAAGTTCGTGTTGCTGAATCCGATGTATCCCTCTCTCAACag GATGCGAGATCTGTAGAAAAAGTCCCGGATCCATGTGTTGAATCCACCATTCTGCAATTTTTACCGAGCATCCGTTCAGGTAGTTTTGCCGACATCGGACCCAGAAGATTCATGGAAGATGAACATATTAGAATAGATAATTTATCATCACATTTAGGATCCATTTTCAAGTTTCCAAAGCCTAGTGCGTTTTATGGG GTGTTTGATGGTCATGGCGGTCCTGAGGCAGCTGCGTATGTTAGGAAACATGCACTTCGATTCTTTTTCGAAGATGTCAAATTTCCCCAGACATGTGAGGTTGATGATGTTTTCTTGGAAGGGGTTGAGAACTCGCTCCGGAAATCATTTCTTCTTGCAGACCTAGCTCTTGCGGGTGATTGTACGGTGAATAGCTCTTCTGGGACAACAGCAATTACTGCTCTGATATTTGGAAG GCTTCTAATGGTGGCCAATGCTGGTGATTGCCGAGCAGTTCTCTGCCGAAAAGGGGAGGCAATAGATATGTCTGAAGACCACAGACCTATATATCCATCAGAACGGAGGAGAGTAGAAGAGCTGGGAGGGTTTATTGATGACGGGTATCTTAATGGTGTTCTGTCAGTTTCTCGAGCCTTGGGGGATTGGGACATGAAGTCCCCAAAGGGTTTGCCATCACCTCTCATTGCAGAGCCCGAGTTCCGACGGATGGTTCTTACAGAGGATGATGAGTTCCTCATCATCGGGTGTGATGGGATTTGGGATGTTATGTCAAGTGAGCATGCAGTAAGCCTAGTTTGCAGAGGGTTGCGACGGCATGACGATCCTGAGCAATGTGCTAAAGACCTTGTCATGGAAGCCCTACGTCGCAACACATTTGACAATCTCACGGTGGTTGTTATATGCTTCTCCGCACCTGACAGCCGAGAGCAACCATCACCTCGGCAAAGAAGATTGAAATGTTGTAGTCTATCAGCAGAAGCTCTATGTAGTTTGAGGAGTTTGTTGGATGGAAATGCCAATCGGTGA
- the LOC105762584 gene encoding LOW QUALITY PROTEIN: nitrogen regulatory protein P-II homolog (The sequence of the model RefSeq protein was modified relative to this genomic sequence to represent the inferred CDS: substituted 4 bases at 4 genomic stop codons) produces MAAVATSNPLSPLLSPFHGKDHPPISSSIVPRFXDSHLSKLKVTLKRSTNASILPVIRAQNSLDYTTDAEFYKVEVILRPWXIQQVSSYCSDFEHYVLKMCSSLTLNSKPCNDRGSTERHDGSEFSEDKLVAKVKIEIVVSKDQVEAXLXKFSLNDHLAIVIDKIIEEARTNEIGDGKILLIPVTDVIRVRTGERMTGGRADMSATTLT; encoded by the exons ATGGCTGCTGTAGCAACATCAAACCCCCTTTCTCCCCTTCTTTCCCCTTTCCATGGTAAAGACCATCCTCCCATTTCTAGTTCTATTGTTCCCAGGTTTTGAGATTCCCATTTATCTAAGCTTAAAGTCACCCTCAAACGCTCAACAAATGCTTCAATTCTTCCTGTAATCAGAGCCCAAAACTCTCTTG ATTACACCACCGACGCAgaattttataaagttgaagTTATTCTAAG ACCATGGTGAATTCAGCAGGTTTCTTCG TATTGCAGTGATTTTGAGCATTACGTTCTTAAAATGTGTTCAAGTTTAACCTTAAATAGTAAACCTTGTAATGATA GAGGTTCAACAGAGAGACATGATG GCTCTGAATTTTCTGAAGACAAGCTTGTAGCTAAAGTCAAGATAGAGATTGTGGTGAGCAAGGACCAG GTGGAAGcatgattatgaaaatttagtCTAAATGACCATCTTGCTATAGTAATAGACAAGATAATTGAGGAAGCAAGGACAAATGAGATTGGTGATGGCAAGATTTTAT TGATACCTGTCACGGATGTTATAAGAGTTCGCACAG GCGAGAGGATGACCGGAGGACGTGCTGATATGTCAGCCACTACATTGACCTAA
- the LOC105795049 gene encoding ADP-ribosylation factor, translating to MGLSFTKLFSWLFSKKEMRILMVGLDAAGKTTILYKLKLGEIVTTIPTIGFNVETVEYKNISFTVWDVGGQDKIRPLWRHYFQNTQGLIFVVDSNDRDRVVEARDELHRTLNEDELRDAVLLVFANKQDLPNAMNAAEITDKLGLHSPRQRHWYIQSTCATSGEGLYEGLDWLSNNIANKA from the exons ATGGGGCTATCTTTCACAAAGCTATTCAGTTGGCTTTTCTCCAAGAAAGAGATGCGCATATTGATGGTTGGACTTGATGCCGCTGGTAAAACCACAATTCTTTACAAGCTCAAGTTGGGAGAGATTGTCACTACCATTCCCACCATAG GTTTCAATGTTGAGACCGTGGAATACAAGAACATCAGTTTCACTGTTTGGGATGTTGGTGGCCAGGACAAG ATCCGACCATTGTGGAGGCATTACTTCCAAAACACACAAGGACTTATTTTTGTGGTTGATAGCAATGATCGCGATCGTGTGGTTGAGGCTAGAGATGAGTTACATAGGACGTTGAACGAG GACGAGTTGAGGGATGCTGTTCTGCTAGTATTCGCAAACAAGCAAGATCTTCCAAATGCTATGAATGCTGCTGAGATTACTGACAAGCTTGGTCTTCATTCTCCCCGCCAGCGCCACTG GTATATCCAGAGCACATGTGCCACTTCCGGTGAAGGACTGTACGAGGGACTGGACTGGCTCTCGAACAATATTGCAAACAAG GCATAG